A stretch of the Aneurinibacillus migulanus genome encodes the following:
- a CDS encoding MerR family transcriptional regulator — MEEMRIKDIAEKLNISARAVRFYEQKGLISPRKQEGNQYRLFTQEDAWRLQTIIALREVGMSVKEIKKVLDEMNEGERENIPYYLELQRAAMFAQWIELKQMITTIDQMITVCKEKNVLDSEEMYRLSEGSKRLRECRKSWYDRWNFDCRAMSYDRELHHHHFGFDIHNHYKQALDMTVKWVNPRIGEKGLDIGTGTGNLAGRFSDKGVSIAGVDQSKEMLAQCRNKYPGMETKLGNFLALPYVDSQFDFAVTSLAFHHITNEQQPLALEEMKRVLKPSGRICITDLMFESTEDREGYIKQLKQQGQEEAIRLMKDKHYAFLPDVLYWFEENDYITKHKKINNLLYIVYAVPIR, encoded by the coding sequence ATGGAAGAAATGAGAATTAAAGATATTGCGGAGAAACTTAATATTTCGGCACGTGCTGTTCGTTTCTATGAACAAAAAGGGCTAATTTCCCCAAGAAAGCAAGAAGGAAACCAGTACCGGCTATTCACTCAGGAGGATGCATGGAGATTGCAGACCATTATTGCATTACGGGAAGTGGGAATGTCTGTAAAAGAGATAAAAAAAGTTCTGGATGAGATGAATGAGGGAGAAAGAGAAAATATACCGTATTATCTTGAACTGCAACGGGCGGCTATGTTTGCTCAATGGATTGAATTAAAGCAAATGATTACAACCATCGACCAAATGATTACTGTGTGTAAAGAAAAAAATGTTTTGGATAGCGAAGAAATGTATCGCCTGTCGGAAGGTTCGAAAAGACTGCGTGAGTGCAGAAAAAGCTGGTATGATCGTTGGAACTTCGACTGCCGGGCTATGTCATATGATAGGGAGCTTCATCATCACCACTTTGGATTTGACATTCACAATCATTATAAACAGGCGCTTGATATGACAGTAAAATGGGTGAATCCTCGAATAGGGGAGAAGGGGCTGGATATTGGAACAGGGACAGGAAATCTGGCAGGCAGATTTTCAGATAAAGGAGTAAGCATTGCGGGCGTTGACCAATCCAAGGAAATGCTTGCTCAGTGTCGTAACAAGTATCCGGGAATGGAGACGAAACTGGGAAACTTTCTTGCGCTTCCCTATGTAGATAGTCAATTTGATTTTGCTGTAACAAGCCTTGCTTTTCATCACATAACAAATGAGCAACAGCCATTAGCATTAGAGGAAATGAAGCGGGTTTTAAAGCCTTCTGGTCGTATTTGCATCACAGACTTAATGTTCGAGAGCACAGAAGACAGGGAGGGGTATATCAAACAGCTAAAACAGCAGGGGCAAGAGGAGGCGATTCGTCTAATGAAGGATAAGCATTATGCGTTTCTTCCTGATGTACTTTATTGGTTTGAAGAAAATGATTATATTACGAAGCACAAAAAAATAAATAATCTCTTATACATCGTATACGCAGTTCCCATTCGGTAA
- a CDS encoding class I SAM-dependent methyltransferase, with amino-acid sequence MDKEQLERLYAQEEYYWGKEPSELARKLLTYMNGSAKMIIDLGAGEGRDSVFLAKQGWDVISVDIASAGLRKARKLAEEMGTALQTIQGDVNDFVFPCKVDALYSIGALQYIKPENRQRQFQHFKENTQKGGIHALFAFIDHPDIETAPDWGENEYLYIREELQAYYADWKQLYTEEIIFSCNSSDIPHRHAARILIVRKV; translated from the coding sequence ATGGATAAGGAACAATTGGAGCGACTGTATGCACAGGAAGAATATTATTGGGGAAAGGAACCGAGTGAGCTAGCGAGAAAATTGCTGACTTATATGAATGGTTCTGCCAAGATGATTATTGATTTAGGGGCGGGAGAAGGCAGGGATAGCGTTTTTCTAGCCAAACAAGGATGGGACGTTATAAGCGTGGATATCGCATCAGCTGGCTTAAGAAAGGCACGCAAGCTTGCAGAAGAAATGGGAACGGCTCTTCAGACCATTCAGGGGGATGTGAATGATTTTGTCTTCCCTTGCAAAGTCGATGCGCTGTATTCAATTGGTGCTCTTCAGTACATCAAGCCGGAAAACAGGCAACGACAATTCCAGCATTTTAAAGAGAATACACAAAAAGGCGGGATTCATGCTTTATTTGCTTTTATAGACCACCCTGATATCGAAACGGCACCCGATTGGGGAGAGAACGAATATCTTTACATTAGAGAAGAACTACAAGCTTACTATGCGGATTGGAAACAGTTATATACCGAAGAAATAATCTTTTCCTGTAATTCAAGCGATATTCCCCACCGTCATGCTGCAAGAATCTTAATTGTGAGGAAAGTCTGA
- a CDS encoding DUF418 domain-containing protein — MLTPITGQERIASLDIIRGFALFGIFLVNFPSFHPAGYPVQMFSLDPGYTGLDRSIRLFYDMFVQTKFYTIFSFLFGLGFYIFMCRAEKKGFPVYRLFTRRLLVLLVFGLLHLIFLWYGDILHTYALAGFILLFFYRKSNRVILGWAFGLLIIVLSLMALPLFFSDQLYGSLQQEQHALGQQEMKRTLDMYEHASYIEWVTYRFSAEVSDILSNTPLTVASILPLFLFGLYAGRRGILREPDKHTRFIWLTWIGTLTMSIPLVSMVFAVEYDIVSFGAAKLDAKRLFIQLSGLTLCFFYMSSLLLLMGNRLARTLLVPLGYAGRMALTNYLGQTIVALILMRGFGLFETFTLGIGLIICITVYVLQILFSFYWLRFFRFGPLEWIWRSITYGALQSIKIVHK; from the coding sequence GTGCTAACACCAATTACAGGGCAGGAGCGTATCGCTTCGCTTGATATTATTCGCGGTTTCGCATTGTTTGGCATCTTTCTTGTTAATTTCCCTTCCTTTCATCCTGCTGGCTACCCTGTCCAGATGTTCTCGCTCGATCCTGGATATACCGGTCTAGATCGAAGCATTCGTTTATTTTATGATATGTTCGTTCAGACGAAATTTTATACTATTTTCTCATTCCTATTTGGCCTAGGCTTCTACATCTTCATGTGCCGGGCAGAGAAAAAGGGATTTCCGGTATACCGCTTATTCACGCGTCGATTGCTGGTACTGCTTGTGTTCGGTCTGCTGCACCTTATTTTTTTATGGTATGGCGACATCTTGCATACATATGCGCTGGCCGGTTTTATCCTGCTCTTCTTCTATCGTAAAAGCAACCGGGTTATCCTGGGATGGGCGTTTGGCCTGCTAATTATCGTACTTAGCCTTATGGCATTGCCGCTGTTTTTTTCCGATCAACTATATGGAAGCTTACAGCAGGAACAGCATGCTCTCGGACAGCAGGAGATGAAGAGGACGCTGGACATGTATGAGCATGCCAGTTACATTGAGTGGGTAACCTATCGTTTCTCTGCAGAAGTAAGCGACATACTGTCCAATACACCGCTAACCGTCGCCTCAATTCTCCCTCTGTTCCTGTTTGGACTGTATGCGGGACGAAGAGGAATTTTACGTGAACCTGATAAACATACCCGGTTTATTTGGCTCACGTGGATAGGTACGCTCACGATGAGTATTCCATTGGTTAGCATGGTATTCGCCGTCGAATACGATATTGTATCATTCGGTGCGGCGAAACTTGATGCTAAACGCCTCTTTATCCAGCTAAGCGGTCTAACGTTATGTTTCTTCTATATGAGTTCGCTTCTTCTGTTGATGGGAAATCGGTTAGCCCGCACCCTTCTCGTCCCGCTTGGCTATGCAGGGCGTATGGCGCTTACTAATTACCTCGGGCAGACTATAGTTGCGCTCATACTGATGAGAGGCTTCGGATTATTTGAGACCTTCACATTAGGTATAGGTCTTATCATCTGTATTACCGTCTATGTACTACAAATTTTATTTAGCTTTTACTGGCTTCGTTTTTTTCGCTTTGGCCCGCTGGAATGGATATGGCGCTCCATTACATATGGCGCCCTGCAATCAATAAAAATTGTACACAAATAA
- a CDS encoding GNAT family N-acetyltransferase, which produces MVVPTVVQLFEVKHDERHTYLNLLLLADECEEIVKKYLHDGELYSVHNEKHETIGVILMIKKSRDTVEIKNIAVKPIHQGKGYGKAILQTICEMYKEKGYQSIIVGTANSSIENLIFYQKAGFRMTGIKRDFFAAYPEPIFENGIRALDMIMLEKTLYAEAGENSC; this is translated from the coding sequence GTGGTTGTTCCTACCGTTGTCCAATTATTCGAAGTAAAGCATGATGAACGACATACATATTTGAATTTGCTCTTGTTAGCAGATGAGTGTGAAGAAATCGTAAAAAAGTACCTGCATGATGGGGAACTGTATTCTGTACATAATGAAAAACATGAAACGATCGGTGTCATACTTATGATAAAAAAATCAAGAGATACCGTAGAAATTAAAAACATAGCTGTCAAACCAATACATCAGGGAAAGGGATACGGTAAGGCTATCCTTCAGACGATATGTGAAATGTACAAAGAAAAAGGGTACCAAAGCATAATTGTAGGCACTGCAAATTCAAGCATTGAAAATCTAATTTTTTATCAAAAAGCAGGATTTCGAATGACTGGCATAAAGCGGGATTTTTTCGCTGCATATCCTGAACCCATTTTCGAAAATGGGATTCGTGCCCTGGATATGATTATGCTGGAAAAAACGTTGTATGCTGAAGCAGGAGAGAATTCGTGCTAA
- a CDS encoding WGxxGxxG family protein — protein sequence MLKKLQIVLMAFMLTTALGTQVFAENTGVDGNMNTNQTNTTNYQGTNTNNYRTAATADTNRGNNWGWIGLLGLVGLAGLRGRNRDPEPDRK from the coding sequence ATGCTGAAGAAATTACAGATTGTACTTATGGCTTTTATGCTAACAACCGCACTAGGAACACAGGTTTTTGCTGAGAACACGGGTGTTGACGGGAATATGAATACTAACCAGACGAATACGACGAACTATCAGGGTACGAATACGAATAACTATCGTACCGCTGCTACTGCCGATACGAACCGGGGAAATAACTGGGGTTGGATTGGATTATTAGGTTTAGTAGGTCTGGCAGGATTACGGGGAAGGAATAGAGATCCGGAACCCGACCGCAAATAA
- a CDS encoding sigma-70 family RNA polymerase sigma factor has translation MGGNDYVTYVRQAQQGDKDAFCQLIKQNEASLYRVARSILKLDSECLDAIQEAVLEAYIALNQLREPHYFKTWLIRIIIHKCNQFLKKNKKIISLGAMEEAVELPKMDDYFALREAIQQLEEKSRLVITLFYFEGFALHEIAELLGIPEGTVRSRLARARKKLAELLSEKQERRYPFS, from the coding sequence GTGGGAGGAAACGATTACGTTACATACGTTAGACAAGCCCAGCAAGGGGATAAGGATGCTTTTTGCCAGCTTATTAAACAAAACGAAGCTTCCCTTTATCGTGTTGCTCGATCAATTTTAAAATTGGATAGCGAATGTTTAGATGCGATTCAGGAAGCTGTACTTGAAGCATATATTGCGCTGAATCAACTTAGGGAACCTCATTATTTTAAAACGTGGTTAATTCGTATTATTATCCATAAATGCAACCAGTTTTTAAAGAAGAATAAAAAGATCATTTCTTTGGGTGCGATGGAAGAAGCAGTTGAATTACCTAAAATGGATGATTATTTCGCGTTGCGGGAGGCTATTCAGCAATTGGAAGAAAAGTCTCGTCTAGTCATTACTCTCTTTTATTTTGAAGGGTTTGCTCTGCATGAAATAGCGGAGTTATTGGGGATACCGGAAGGAACAGTACGCTCGCGGTTGGCCAGAGCTCGCAAAAAGCTTGCAGAATTATTGAGTGAAAAACAGGAGAGGAGGTATCCTTTTTCATGA
- the fbpA gene encoding Fur-regulated basic protein FbpA yields the protein MKEEKIQTYIDRLLEMGIFKIGDRQLYECSEKEIKRELFHALLQKKKEKVYCT from the coding sequence ATGAAGGAAGAAAAAATTCAAACCTATATTGACAGGCTATTAGAAATGGGGATTTTCAAGATAGGCGATCGCCAGCTGTATGAGTGCTCAGAAAAGGAAATCAAGCGAGAGCTATTTCATGCCCTATTACAGAAGAAAAAAGAAAAAGTATATTGCACATAA
- a CDS encoding recombinase family protein — protein sequence MRAAIYARVSTAEQAKEGYSIDAQRSRLIDFVNSQGWEIADIYIDDGFSAKDLNRPKMQRMMHDMTKKHFDVVLVYKLDRLVRSVTDLHNLLQLFDKYEVKFKSATETFETTSAMGRFFITLVGAMAQWERENLAERVKMGMEQKVLKGERNGSYAPFGYQLINGKLIIDQKEAPIVRRMFELYKTKGLNHTARILNKEGLLGRRNKQWATFTVQYVIENPVYCGKIRWNKDSRSEEIITEGSHEKIISEKEFEEIQRVRESRSLLGKRMTSSYPFSSVLRCARCGSNFIGTHRQRKSGALYKYYRCSGRFHHRNCDMPIIAEWKVTEAFLERAKWKIDEQTKRELQVEKEEPVLYSDRDALEEELKVIAKRKKKWQEAFANDAIDVDQLRANMAEEKKKEQRIMELLTEQPQETVEWDEDELLQHLQELRSVWLDIDDYSKKQFVNEIFESISVDTKAQGRTGPRDIGVDIVSFTLR from the coding sequence ATGAGAGCAGCTATCTACGCCCGTGTATCTACAGCAGAACAAGCGAAAGAAGGTTACAGTATTGACGCACAAAGAAGCCGTCTTATCGATTTTGTAAACTCCCAAGGATGGGAGATTGCAGATATTTATATTGACGATGGCTTTTCAGCAAAAGACTTAAATCGCCCTAAAATGCAGCGTATGATGCATGACATGACTAAAAAGCACTTTGATGTTGTTCTCGTTTATAAACTTGACCGCCTGGTACGCTCAGTCACTGACCTTCACAATTTGCTACAGCTTTTCGATAAGTACGAAGTAAAATTCAAATCAGCTACTGAAACTTTTGAAACTACGTCAGCAATGGGACGTTTCTTTATTACTCTAGTGGGGGCAATGGCTCAATGGGAACGGGAAAACCTCGCTGAACGTGTAAAGATGGGTATGGAGCAAAAGGTATTGAAAGGTGAGCGTAACGGCTCTTATGCTCCTTTCGGTTACCAGCTCATAAACGGTAAATTAATTATTGATCAGAAAGAGGCCCCTATTGTACGTAGAATGTTTGAATTGTACAAGACCAAAGGATTGAACCACACTGCTCGTATTTTGAATAAAGAAGGGCTATTAGGAAGACGAAACAAACAATGGGCAACCTTTACAGTACAGTATGTGATTGAAAATCCGGTTTACTGTGGAAAGATTCGCTGGAACAAAGATTCGCGCAGTGAAGAAATTATTACGGAAGGATCGCATGAAAAAATTATTAGCGAGAAGGAATTCGAAGAGATACAACGAGTCCGTGAAAGCCGGAGTCTACTTGGTAAAAGAATGACTTCTTCTTATCCTTTCAGTAGTGTGCTTCGTTGTGCTCGTTGTGGTTCAAATTTTATCGGCACACATCGTCAACGAAAGTCTGGGGCACTATATAAGTATTATCGTTGCAGTGGTCGATTCCATCATCGTAATTGTGATATGCCGATCATTGCAGAATGGAAAGTAACCGAAGCGTTTTTAGAACGTGCAAAATGGAAAATTGACGAACAGACCAAAAGAGAACTCCAAGTTGAAAAGGAAGAACCAGTATTATACAGTGACCGTGATGCTTTGGAAGAAGAATTGAAAGTTATCGCAAAGCGAAAAAAGAAATGGCAGGAAGCTTTTGCAAACGATGCTATCGATGTGGATCAACTGCGTGCAAATATGGCAGAAGAAAAGAAAAAGGAACAGCGAATTATGGAGTTGCTTACAGAACAACCTCAAGAAACAGTCGAATGGGATGAGGATGAATTGTTGCAACACCTACAGGAGTTAAGATCCGTTTGGTTAGACATTGACGATTATTCTAAGAAACAATTTGTTAATGAGATATTCGAAAGCATTTCTGTCGATACAAAAGCACAAGGGCGAACTGGTCCTCGCGACATCGGAGTAGATATTGTTAGCTTTACCCTACGATGA
- a CDS encoding ImmA/IrrE family metallo-endopeptidase, translating to MLRRIRKKMRYLKRRVGSVQPHDIACYKKLPIIYTYDLPKGILGMFLPVGAKGVIYIRPDMPPEQEKFVLCHELFHAILKHQGVSMTSEENMYNPNWLQISRQEYEAHMGAACLLLDGFKVSETMSFSYISKITGCPERIVEKYFQLMPKRK from the coding sequence ATGCTACGACGCATCCGAAAAAAAATGAGGTATCTAAAAAGAAGAGTGGGAAGTGTACAACCTCACGATATCGCATGTTATAAAAAACTCCCCATCATTTACACCTATGATCTGCCTAAAGGTATCTTAGGTATGTTTCTTCCTGTAGGGGCAAAAGGAGTAATATACATACGTCCAGACATGCCTCCCGAACAAGAAAAATTTGTTCTTTGTCATGAATTATTTCACGCTATTCTTAAACACCAAGGAGTCAGTATGACTTCAGAAGAAAATATGTATAACCCAAACTGGCTTCAAATATCTCGCCAGGAATATGAAGCACATATGGGAGCTGCCTGTCTGCTACTAGATGGCTTTAAGGTTTCAGAAACTATGAGTTTTTCTTACATATCAAAAATTACTGGCTGTCCTGAGAGAATAGTAGAAAAATATTTTCAGCTTATGCCAAAAAGAAAATAA
- a CDS encoding helix-turn-helix domain-containing protein has protein sequence MSHLGERLRKARERANLKQIQVYEHTNINNKTLSRYERGGSEPDIDTIKTLAELYDVSLEWLLTGEENNDNLHNKNDFKIFAYRLKRQREEINLSIEELAQIIGLTPYTIEKFEEGRGGLPGQKTLDKIASALGVTRDYLLGYTDDIKGYGTGVYDNDPPDLKKMLEEQGPLMYDGVQIEGEEKEKLALLMRQAFFIVKEQNKKEAAKRNTEK, from the coding sequence ATGTCACATCTCGGAGAACGCTTAAGAAAAGCTAGAGAACGCGCTAATTTAAAACAAATCCAAGTATATGAGCATACCAATATAAACAATAAAACATTAAGTAGGTATGAACGAGGCGGAAGCGAACCTGACATCGACACTATTAAAACACTAGCTGAATTGTATGATGTAAGCTTAGAATGGCTTCTTACTGGTGAAGAAAACAACGATAATTTGCACAATAAAAATGATTTTAAGATTTTTGCATATCGTTTAAAAAGACAACGGGAAGAAATAAATTTATCTATTGAAGAACTAGCACAAATAATTGGGCTTACCCCTTATACAATTGAAAAGTTTGAAGAAGGTAGAGGGGGACTTCCTGGGCAGAAAACACTGGACAAGATCGCTTCTGCTTTGGGAGTAACAAGGGATTATTTACTCGGATATACAGACGATATAAAAGGATACGGAACAGGCGTTTACGATAATGATCCGCCTGACTTAAAAAAGATGTTAGAAGAACAAGGCCCGTTAATGTATGATGGTGTGCAAATCGAAGGGGAAGAGAAAGAAAAGCTAGCCCTACTCATGCGACAAGCCTTCTTTATAGTTAAAGAACAGAATAAAAAAGAAGCGGCAAAGCGCAACACAGAAAAATAG
- a CDS encoding helix-turn-helix domain-containing protein, with amino-acid sequence MKMYERIRSYANENGIKFSHIADKSGIERKRFYRMINGETSMSADEFEKIFIYGLSLEKKNFFVEKFSLNENLIDDSA; translated from the coding sequence ATGAAAATGTATGAGCGTATCCGTAGTTATGCAAATGAAAATGGAATTAAGTTTAGTCATATCGCTGATAAATCAGGGATTGAAAGAAAAAGATTCTACCGAATGATTAACGGAGAGACAAGTATGTCAGCGGATGAGTTTGAGAAAATATTTATTTACGGATTGTCTCTAGAAAAGAAAAATTTTTTTGTTGAGAAATTCTCATTAAATGAGAATTTGATTGATGATTCAGCTTAA
- a CDS encoding helix-turn-helix transcriptional regulator — MALGERMREARDAAEMTQLEFGFEINMSRSAIGMIEIEERKLPKEVSRKAVEVLDDGFFSMAAAEEAVGHSWVPKLDGEYVDLHRSSVAKKAEEELSEALEAIGRMCLVNHPKSMDKHGRAELREALLQVVDAIVALSTYAAVICREYSLSWVKLWRDHRKKLKERGYIKS; from the coding sequence ATGGCGCTTGGGGAGCGCATGAGAGAAGCCCGAGACGCCGCTGAAATGACGCAGCTAGAGTTTGGTTTCGAAATCAACATGAGTCGGTCGGCGATTGGGATGATTGAGATTGAAGAAAGGAAGTTACCAAAGGAAGTTTCTCGGAAGGCTGTAGAGGTCCTGGATGATGGATTCTTTTCTATGGCAGCGGCAGAGGAAGCAGTGGGGCATTCTTGGGTGCCTAAGTTGGATGGTGAATATGTGGACCTGCATCGGTCTAGCGTTGCTAAAAAGGCAGAAGAGGAGCTGAGCGAGGCACTTGAAGCAATAGGACGTATGTGCTTGGTCAACCATCCGAAAAGCATGGACAAGCACGGACGCGCTGAACTAAGAGAGGCCCTGCTGCAAGTGGTGGATGCAATCGTAGCGCTTAGTACATACGCTGCGGTGATATGCCGGGAATACAGTCTAAGCTGGGTAAAACTCTGGCGGGACCACCGGAAGAAATTAAAAGAGAGGGGATACATCAAATCATGA